From Saccopteryx leptura isolate mSacLep1 chromosome 3, mSacLep1_pri_phased_curated, whole genome shotgun sequence, one genomic window encodes:
- the MARCKS gene encoding myristoylated alanine-rich C-kinase substrate: MGAQFSKTAAKGEAAAERPGEAAVASSPSKANGQENGHVKVNGDASPAAAEPGAKEELQANGSAPAADKEEPAASGSGAASPAAAEKEEPAASEAGASPAEKEAPAEGEAAEPGSPTAAEGEAASATSSTSSPKAEDGAAPSPSNETPKKKKKRFSFKKSFKLSGFSFKKNKKEVGEGGEAEGAAGAAAEGGKDEAAGAAAEAGAGPGEQAGAPGEEAAAGAEGAAGGDPQEAKAEEAAVAPEKPPAGEEAKAAEEPAKADEKAEEAGASVAACEAPSAAGPGASPEPEAAPAEEAAAASASSACAAPSQEAQPECSPEAPPAEAAE, translated from the exons ATGGGTGCCCAGTTCTCCAAGACCGCTGCGAAGGGAGAAGCCGCCGCGGAGAGGCCCGGGGAGGCAGCTGTGGCCTCGTCGCCTTCCAAAGCGAATGGGCAG GAAAATGGCCACGTGAAGGTAAACGGCGACGCTTCTCCCGCGGCCGCCGAGCCGGGCGCCAAGGAGGAGCTGCAAGCCAACGGCAGCGCCCCGGCCGCCGACAAGGAGGAGCCCGCGGCCTCCGGGAGCGGGGCGGCGTCGCCCGCCGCGGCCGAGAAAGAGGAGCCGGCCGCCAGCGAGGCCGGGGCCAGCCCCGCGGAGAAGGAGGCCCCCGCGGAGGGCGAGGCCGCCGAGCCCGGCTCGCCCACGGCCGCGGAGGGCGAGGCCGCCTCGGCCACCTCCTCGACGTCCTCGCCCAAGGCCGAGGACGGGGCCGCGCCCTCGCCCAGCAACGAGACcccgaaaaaaaaaaagaagcgctTTTCCTTCAAGAAGTCTTTCAAGTTGAGCGGCTTCTCCTTCAAGAAGAACaagaaggaggtgggagagggcgGTGAGGCCGAGGGCGCAGCCGGCGCCGCCGCCGAAGGCGGCAAGGACGAGGCCGCCGGGGCCGCCGCAGAGGCGGGCGCGGGGCCCGGCGAGCAGGCGGGGGCGCCGGGCGAGGAGGCCGCCGCGGGCGCGGAGGGGGCGGCGGGGGGCGACCCGCAGGAGGCCAAGGCCGAGGAGGCCGCCGTGGCGCCCGAGAAGCCGCCCGCCGGGGAGGAGGCCAAGGCCGCCGAGGAGCCCGCCAAGGCCGACGAGAAGGCCGAGGAGGCCGGGGCCAGCGTCGCCGCGTGCGAGGCGCCCTCGGCCGCGGGGCCGGGCGCGTCCCCGGAGCCCGAGGCGGCACCCGCGGAGGAGGCGGCGGCCGCGTCAGCCTCGTCAGCCTGCGCAGCCCCTTCCCAGGAGGCCCAGCCCGAGTGCAGTCCGGAAGCCCCCCCGGCGGAGGCGGCAGAGTAA